tgtgatgctttgGGTATTTGCATGTGGCAGTGGCCTTGGTCACCCTCTGGCAGTCTTTCATAGGTAGCACTATGTTTTGTCCTAGTAGCAGACTCACGATGtgataagcatttttttttttagtgaaaaaCCATATTATTTCCACTGCTTGCCAGGAGggagtatttttatttgtggAAACCATAGACTATTGCCTGGGAAATATATCATTCTAAGAAGAGAGATGAGTCCCTCCTGATTTCAACAAATTTGCCACCTACAAATCACAGGGGGCTTGCAAGTCAAACTAGGTTAGCATGTGGGAAgagtaccccccccccccggcattGGTGGGAGTTGTCTTTAAGAAAGGTGGTGCTAGTttggtagaagcaagaggatgagttcaaagctaacctgggctacttgagagaggaagggaggggggaaggaagagggagaaaggaagttAGAGAGAGCAGTATTTAGTCTTCTGTGCTGAGAAGAGCTGCACTTTGTGGGGGATGGTAGCCTTACTCCTGGCCTGCTGTGGTCCAGTGGGCAGGCACATGGAGTTGACGTTGAGGTGGCCTTGTAGTCTGGGAGCCTGGttgaaaaacatctttttaaagatCACCTAACTGCCGGGGAGGCTGCGTCCTTGAAGATGATTTACTCCTCCTAACTGTGCTCCATTTTTCTCTCCTAGCTTATGTTCCCGAGGAAGAACTGAAGGCAGCCGAAATAGATGAGGAGCACGTGGAGGATGGTGGGCTGTCTCTGGACATTCAGGAGAGCGAATTCGCGTGCAGCGAAGAGACAGAGATCAAAGAGCCCCAGAGCTATCAGAATTCCCCAGTCAGCACTGCCACCAATCACGATGCTGGCTATGGCTCGCCCTTCAGCGAGAGCAGTGACCAGCTGGCCCATTTCAAAAGCTCCTCCtccagagaagagaaggaggagccaCAGTGTCCAGAGAGTGTCTCCTACCCACAGGACAGCTTGGCACAAATCAAAGCTGTGTATGCAAACTTATTCTCAGAGTCCTGCTGGTCTAGCCTAGCTTTGGATTTAAAGAAGTCAGGTTCGACCACCAGCAACAACGATGCCAGCCAGAAGGAGAgttccacccctacccccacaccccccaccagTACTGCCAGCACCGCCTGTaccacagccaccacagccaTTACCAGCTGCAGCACCAGCACCAGCCACAACAGCACCACCAGTAACAACAGCAGCTCCGGGTATGACTGGCACCAAGCTGCCCTGGCCAAGACGCTGCAGCAGACCTCGTCGTATGGGCTGCTTCCCGAGCCCAGCCTGTTTAGCACTGTGCAGCTCTACCGGCAGAATAACAAGCTTTATGGCTCCGTGTTCACAGGGGCCAGCAAGTTTAGGTGCAAAGACTGCAGCGCGGCGTACGACACCCTGGTGGAACTGACGGTGCACATGAATGAGACGGGCCACTACCGAGATGACAACAGGGACAAGGACTCTGAGAAGACCAAGCGGTGGTCCAAGCCCAGGAAGCGCTCCCTGATGGAGATGGAGGGAAAGGAGGATGCCCAGAAAGTGTTGAAGTGCATGTACTGCGGACACTCCTTCGAGTCCTTGCAAGACCTCAGTGTCCACATGATCAAAACAAAGCATTACCAGAAAGTGCCTCTGAAAGAGCCTGTGCCAGCCATCACCAAACTGGTCCCGTCCACCAAGAAGCGAGCGCTTCATGACCTGGCATCCCCTTGCTCCCCAGAGCCCACAGGCATGGCCACTGAGGTTGCACTGAGCGAGTCGTCCAAGGACCAGAAAACGGCTAACCCATATGTCACGCCCAATAACCGTTATGGCTACCAGAATGGTGCTAGTTACACATGGCAGTTTGAGGCCCGCAAAGCCCAGATACTCAAGTGCATGGAATGTGGCAGCTCCCACGATACCTTGCAGCAGCTCACGGCCCACATGATGGTCACTGGCCACTTCTTAAAGGTGACAACCTCTGCctccaagaaaggaaaacagctgGTGCTGGACCCTGTAGTAGAAGAGAAGATACAGTCCATCCCCCTTCCCCCTACTACTCACACCCGGCTGCCTGCCTCTAGCATCAAGAAACAGCCGGACTCCCCTGCAGGCTCTGTAgcctcagaagaaaagaaagagcccgagaaggagaaggagaaggagaaagctCCTCCAGCAGCTGGGGATGCAGAGAGAAAAATCAAGGAGGAGACTGAAGATGCCACTGAGAAGTTTGAACCCACTACCCTCTATCAGTACCTGCGGGAGGAAGACCTGGACGAGAGCCCCAAGGGGGGTGTAGATATCCTCAAGTCACTTGAGAACACTGTGTCCACGGCCATCAGTAAAGCCCAGAACGGTGCACCCTCGTGGGGCGGGTACCCCAGCATCCACGCAGCCTACCAGCTGCCGGGCACAGTGAAGCCGCTGCAGTCGGCTGTGCAGAGCGTGCAGATACAGCCATCTTATGCCAGCAGTGTGAAGTCACTGTCCTCCACAGAGCACAATGCCCTCCTACACTCCCCAGGGAGACTTACGCCCCCACCCCATAAGAGCAATGTGTCTGCCATGGAGGAGTTAGTGGAGAAGGTCACAGGCAAGGTCaatgtgaagaaagaggagaggccCATCGAGAAGGAGAAGGCCTCCCCTGTCAAGGCCACCTCCCCCGTGGCGAAGGAGAATAAAGATCTTCCTAAGTCAGAGGAGACTGGGAGTAAGCCACAGAAGAAGAGCTCAGATGTAGAAACTGGGAAGGCCAAAACAGAGGGTCCATTGGATGCACACACTCCTAATGGTACAGAGCCTCTTAAAGCCAAGGTCACCAATGGCTGCAGCAACCTGGGTATCATCACAGAGCACTCACCAGAACCTTCCTTCATCAACCCCCTAAGCGCTCTGCAGTCCATCATGAACACCCACCTAGGGAAGGTGTCCAAGCCTGTGAGCCCCTCTTTGGACCCCCTGGCAATGCTCTATAAAATCAGCAACAGCATGCTGGACAAGCCCATCTACCCTACCACCCCTGCCAAGCAGGCGGATGCCATCGACCGCTACTACTATGAGAACAGCGACCAGCCCATTGACCTGACAAAGGCCAAGAACAAGCCCCTGGTTTCAGGTGTGGCTGATGCTGTGTCCTCACCTCTTCGGGAGAGCGCCCTCATGGATATCTCAGACATGGTAAAGAACCTCACAGGCCGGCTGACTCCCAAGTCCTCAACACCCTCCACGGTGTCGGAGAAGTCAGATGCAGACGGCAGCAGCTTTGAGGAGGCCCTGGATGAGCTGTCACCTGTCCACAAGAGAAAGGGGCGCCAGTCTAACTGGAACCCACAGCACCTGCTCATCCTCCAGGCCCAGTTTGCCTCCAGCCTTCGAGAGACGGCAGAAGGCAAATACATCATGTCGGACCTGGGTCCTCAGGAGCGGGTACACATCTCCAAATTCACAGGGCTCTCCATGACCACCATCAGTCACTGGCTTGCCAATGTCAAGTACCAGCTACGGAGGACAGGGGGAACAAAGTTCCTGAAGAACCTCGACACAGgacatcctgttttcttttgtagcGATTGTGCCTCTCAGTTCAGAACTGCCTCCACGTACATCAGCCACCTGGAGACGCACCTGGGCTTCAGCTTGAAGGACCTCTCCAAGCTGCCACTTAGTCAGATCCAAGAGCAGCAGACCGTCTCCAAAGTTCTCGCCAACAAGACTCTGGGCCCGCTGGGGTCAGCCGAGGAAGACCTGGGCTCCACATTCCAATGCAAGCTCTGCAACCGAACTTTTGCGAGCAAGCATGCAGTGAAACTGCACCTTAGCAAGACACACGGCAAGTCGCCTGAGGACCACCTGATCTATGTGACCGAGCTAGAGAAGCAATAGTGCCCAGGTGTGCAAGTGACTGCGGAAATTCACTACCATCCTCATCGTGCTGCACTAGGCCTGGCCTGAGCCGCTGAAATCAGTCTCTCCTTTGTTGCTGAACTGCGTATCGTATCTGGACTTGGTTTTTCTTACACATATTTTGTAGTTATATTTATATGCTCTTTGTCTGACCTGtgcatgttatttttctttttttccgtGAGTCAAAGTCTGACCTTTATTTTCAGTCAGCATCCGTTCTTGATGTTAAGCTATCTTTTGTAGGAAATAGTGGGGCACGCTCGGAGACATTGTTTAGCGGTAAGGAAAGATGCAAACAGCAGCGATAAAGAGACATCCTAAAATTACGAAGTTGCCATGACAATAAAGGTCACAGGACCTGGTAGTGTCAAGTTTAACCCTTTGAGGACTTGTATCTCTGTGCCTttcactcaaaaataaaaaaaaaataaaaaagatagagaaaagggggagaaggCGCTTAAAGGCATCTCATTCGGATCAAAAGCTGTGTCAGACACAAAacttatttaataattaaaaatgagctTTTATATGCAGGACTGGTTTGTGAAAAGACATGCATGCAGCAGTTGGAGACAGAGAGCTGTCTAGGACTCACGGGGTTAGGAAGCCACAACTTTATatgttcaaaacaaaaacaaagtgtatCCCAGTTGCCACTATGCCCAAACCCTCTGGATGCTGAAAAATGCCACTTTTGGCAAAAAAAAGTATGCAagcttattatttaaaaaaatgtgtaaaaatgctatttcttttttttcctgtaaaataCTGCAGTTTATAGTTATTTACAAATGTAAGCTTTGGTACCAGCTGACCTTTCTATAGCGTGATGCAttggtaaatgaaaaaaaaaataaacacaggaaaaaaaaaaaaacaaaaaaatggggcAAATGTTGGATCCTTGTAAATTGCCAGCATCAGCTTACACACGCCTGTACGTTACATATCATATCATTTTAATCTATTCAACTTTCTTTGTACCTTCTGGCTGTATGctttctcttttaactttttatattgtcattttatattaaatttctgTGTATATAATGTAAAACCACAATTTTTGGATAAAATTTAGTTCCTGCAGCTTGATTTAAATAGAGGAATTTTACTGGCACCTGCATCTTCTCGGATGCATGTTCTCAGAGGAACTatcagacaaaaataaataaataaaaacagagcaAGCAATGCACTATTAATTATACATTTTGATGTCCCGTCATTAATATTGTACAGTACATTTTGGTTCACACAATTAAATCCACTGTTTtctcaaatgtaaaataaacccACACACAGTTCTTGATTTACATAGATTGTCGTGTCATCATTATTTTTCCTCTGAGATGTTGTTACAACCACAAGAGGTATTGCGAATGCAATCAGCCAACAAAAAATTTTATTCAGATTCATCATTCCACGATTTGTGTGCTGACACACTTCATTCAGATGAGAAGTATTGAATTTCTAAAAGTTATAATTAACACCAGTACCTCCACTGGGTGTCAGGGGTTCCCAGCATTCAGTTCTTAGATGATGGCCACTTGGTCCCTGGATGGACTGGGGTGATTCTTTCAGATAATCCCTGCATACTGTTAGGAACGGTTATCACCATCCTCTCGTGTGGCCAGGCAGCAGGTGAGGCCTCATTACAGCTCAGGCCCTGAGGATCTCGGAATTAGTTTTGCTGCAAAGAGGAAAACCTGGTTTGGGAGCTTTAAAAAATATGCTTTTTGATAGCTATCACCTGGCTGTTTTTCCATTTAGTCATGGAGTCTTGCTTTTGTCATTTGTAAGGCACATGAGGGCTCTACCAAGAAGGCCCAGCACCGGTCCTGAGATGTCATGAATTCTAGATTCCTTAAGTTGTTGTCCTAGTCCATTTTGAACAACCAAGGACACTGGGACCTCTAGTCTCTTCCCTCAAAACACTTAGTCACGtgagtgggtttttgtttttttgtttttttgtttttccatctgctTAAATTTTCATAGAATTATATCCCAAGGAAGCTAGGAACTCATGCTATGTTCAGAGTTGCCTAAACAGTCATGACACTTTGATGACTCCCTGGCTTGCTCCTGTTTCTGCTAATGGCTGGAGGAGGTGGTACAGGGCAGACCTGGCCATTCATGTTTGCACAGGCATCTGCACAGGGATGCTTGCTGAATTTTTCTAACCTTTTTCTCTGCTAAATAGCTGTGTCCTTTAGGAGCTTCAGCCATTAGACACACCAGTTCAATTACTGGGTGACTATATACGTAGGGCTGAAGGGGTGACAGTGGAATAGCAATCAGGCCTATGGTGTGGACATGGGGTCCTTGCAACCATGTATGGATGATATATGGATCTGCAAACATTTCACCCTCAAAGTAAGAGCTACGAAGTGGCAGTGTAATGGGAGATGAGAGTTCTGAGGATGAGCCCAAGGGGACTGTCCTGTCCTCAAGGTCACTTGCAGCTTGAGCTCTGATCACCGGGGGTCAGATACAGAattccagatttcttttcttaatgtttctttctttgtaattcCTCAGCTCATTGGGATATTATTATCATTCCAGTTTCCCAGTTGGTGGGTAGAGGTTATCTCAACACTACAAAGACTGTGACCCCAGTGCACACCACTGAGTGCTTCTACAGGGCCAAGTCCTTCCGTGTGCTGCTCATGTGAAACCATTCCTTCCTCACAGCTCTGCACCAGCTCCCTGTCAGCCCAATTGCAGATCTGGAGCCCAGTCACAGCAATGGGCAGGTATTTGTTTAGCCTTGTCATATGGCTTGTCATGGACAGAAGTTGGACTTTGATCCCCTAAGCACTTACTATGGTGTCTGGAGTACGTGCCCCAGGTGAAACACTGATTTGGTCCCAGGAAGAGGCCagccaggtttttttgtttggttgcttgcttgcttgcttgctgatGAGATAGAGCATCACCCTAGAAAATAGAGAGCTGAACTTTGGCCTGGGTTGGTAAGCAGCTATGAGAGCAGCCATAGTGAGCAGACAGCCTAACATCCTTCCAGCCACCTCCAACTGTCGCTGCAGCAGGTCACAACCTTCGGTGACATCATCTTCTGCTGGATCtggaaaataagtaaaaatgaaatggagatggagggctggagagagagcacaGCTGGCAGAGCATTTGCTATGGTAGCAGAGCTCACCAGAGTTGGATCCCTAGAGCCAGGTGAACAAAGTCAGTTGCAGGAAGCACATAGCTGCAATCccagagcaggggaggaggggcagacGCAGACCCTTGGCTCACAAGCCAACCCTCCGAGCCTGCTTGGTGAGTTCCagcctagtgagagaccctgtcttagaaaacaagtGGATGGTGTAGGAAGAATGGGagacaaggttgtcctctgaattTCACacgcatgtgtatatatgcaggCACGCACATGAACATATAATATACATGGACACCACGAGACTAATCTGAGGGTTAAATCAAATGCCCACTCTTCCTTCACTTTACTGGGGCATACATCCACCATCTTTTGTCAGTCCCAGAATATAGGCTTCTGTAAACCATGAGATCctccctgtttctccttgttCCTTAGTCCTGACTAAAGTGGTTAGGGGGTGGGGCAGGTTACCTGTACCCATAGGATGTGGTAGGAGGTAGGGAAGAAGGCAGATGACCACTCCCTTAGTCCAGCATTCTTGTTGGGTCAAGTTAGAAGTTGTGcatatacaaaaataatcatGGTTTGCATCTCATCTGCAGTATGACCTCTAGGTTCAATAACTAATTTGACACTTTTCCCCTTCACATGCAGGATTTTAAAAGCTTGAGCTGCTTCTCTGAATGTACATTGCTGTTGTTTAGTCAGTATTTGCAGTGGGATAAAGTCTGTGAAATAACTAGACAATCGTTTATGTGAGAGAAACTAGCATGTAGGTGCAGTGTACAGAGAAAGGAATGGTTAAACACCTGAAGATGTATGTCTCttatggctggagagataggtGAGTAAAGCTTGTTGCACAAGTACAAGGGCCAGAGTTGCttatctccagaacccatgtaaagaggTCAGATGTGGTAGCAATGCACTCATAagcccagcaccagggagacagacacaggaggatcccagAGGTTCACTGTCCAGCCAGCTTCGACTCATCAGTTGGTTCCAGGCCAACATCTAAAGGAGATGAATGAGATTTTTAAGGAGGACTTCCCAGGTTAGCCTCTGgcctcatacatgtacacacatgttcatatacacacgaacacggacacacacacacagcttatgGCTTTCCATTTTGGTGATtgataatctttaaaaatctgtttagcTGGGTATTGTCACACATACCTGGAATCacatactcaggaggcagagcaggtagaTCTTCAAGTCaggggccatcctggtctacatagcaaattccacgCTAGCCAGGGGTCTGGGACTctgtctcaatttaaaaaaaaaaaagcggttGATATCAAATACAATTCCAAATTCTTAGAAGTCAGTACACACAAATAATGATTTCAGTATTTTTCCTGAGGCAtaatgtttctgtattttattataatttcataGAAAGACAGCAGATTCTTTATTGAAATCTAATCATTGAACTATACACTTAAGAGACATGGAAGaatgagaagtttttttttttgtgtgtgtgtgtgtgtgtgttttttaagaGAACTTGAGCTCTTACTTAACTTTAATGATAGTGATTGAAGTGACATACTCATCCCAGAAAAtctgaacaacaaaaataaggaaataaaaccaCTATTTACAATAGAGACAATCTCTGGTAACATTGTAGTTCTAAAGCCCCCCCACCTCTGTGTTGTAACAAAGGAGGGATCACACTGAACATGGTTCCCTACTTTTCTTACCTAATAGTTGATTATTTGTATATATCTTCTCTATTCTTTAAATACTGATAATTTGAAAACATTGTTGGGAAGGACTTTAACACAATCAAGTACCCAataattaaagatttaaaaagtaaCCCTTAGGttcatttatagatttttttcactATTCGTCTCAGTACTTTTGTAAATAGTTTTGATCACTTCCTTAAAACCAAGTACTTGGAATTGGAGTTTCTCTCATGGTGTAGTGACACATGCAGCCAAACCACTCACAGGCAAGCTCGTGGAGACAACCCCCTGAAGACAGCCTGAACCTGCTCCACTTTGCTTTCTACACAGGGGAGGATACACTTTTAAATTTGGGTTATTTACATTAATTGTCTAATATAATAGTATAATAATTTATAGTACTGGCAGTATATGTTGCGTATTGAAGCTATTCAAAGGAAATGTTGCTTTGGGACATGCATGACTTTTGGGGGTACTTTCACAAGGActatgatttcatttaaattcaGGCAGTTGGGATTCATGGTTTCCAGACACTCCAATGAGGAGAAAAGGCATCTCTAAGACACCTGGCTTACCTGAGTGACCTGAGGGTTAGCTCAGTCTATCTTATCAATCTCATTTGTTGGCAGAGCACTTATCTAGCTTCCCCAAGCCCTGAGCTCCATCACCAGCACTGCAGACACTGGATGTAGTGGCATTCAGAAAGTGatgacaggaggatcagaagtttaaggtcatccttagttaCACAGTGAGGTTGGGGCTGCTAGCCTGGACCAGacgaaacattgtctcaaaaaaaaaaaaataaaagctacaaTAACagtaatcaaaaacaaaacaaaacaaaacaaaacaaaaaaaacaagcaaagcaaaaacTTGCTTAGGCTAGGCTTGGTGGTACAGTTGATCCCAGCTGCTTGGGGAACTGAGGCAGGATCAGAATTTTCAGACTTCGTGAGCTATAGTGTGATTTCAAGGCTAGACTGGGCAACTCAGTGAAATCCTAtctaaaaacacaataaataaaaagtgagttTGGAATTTAGTTCATTGAAAGAATACTTGACGAGCAAATGGCAGACCCTGGCATTAGTCCCTCATATCCAAACACAAACAATCCATCCTGAACAACTCCAAGTCAGTCACGAGTGCATCTTTTGAACTACTTTTAACCTGCTCACAGGAAGCAAAGTTTATAATCCTATTATTTACATGAGTAATTAACCTTTAatattaggaaaacaaaaaatctcaGAATCAAGTAGTAAACAGAGAGCACCTAGGGATGGCTCTATCAAGTGAAGTTCTTTTATGATCATCAGCAGACAAGGGTCTCCCTGCAAGAACTTGTTAGTCATTGTCTCCCATCTCTGAATTACTTCCAGAGCTGAAGTTCATGGGCACTGGTGAGAACCCACCTtctgtgagccaggtgttggaTGAATGGTTGCAGAAACCCACCGAAAGGTGAGAGTGACTTGGGAGGTTCATCACTTATAGTTAGAAGGTTCTTGAGTACATACAGATCCCATTAGAGCAGGAGATGTTTCTGAGGACAACTCAGCAGAATGGGCTCACCCATGTCAGTGGTCCCAGCATgactggctgcagctgaggaggaCGGGTCTCAGGTCTATTACTTGGAATAAGGAATGGAAGCAGCAGGTCCATGCATCTGACCACATTTTGTTTAAGTATTTGGTACATGGCATCCCTCATGTTGAAAAGAAGCTTATAAAAAATGGGAGCTTTCAGGCTAAGAGAATGCAGGACTTGAAGATGGATTTAGAAGGTATTAAAGAATGAAGCTTGATGAACAAAACTACCATTCCAGGGatagttttctttgaaaatttgtttGACCCCAAAAGTCCATTAGTGTCAAGAGATTGGGGACAGGTGTACTGGGAACACCAGTTTCTGAACAGATAAACAACAAGGAAACCCGGTTCTGCATAAATAGAACCATCAATCAAATTCTAGTGACACCTATCAACTGGCTGTCCCAAGGGTCTGTCACAAAGGGCCACTCAGTCCCAAGGTGAAAATACCTTTCTCCTATCAGTAAATTCTCTCTTTTTGATACattttaactcatttttttttaaaaaatagtggtttttcatgttttcattgactaaagtatttccttttctctttataatacACCAGAATATGTAATGTGAAACTTATGATCTATCACAACAGAAGTAAAGGGGACTTTTAAACTA
This DNA window, taken from Cricetulus griseus strain 17A/GY chromosome 2, alternate assembly CriGri-PICRH-1.0, whole genome shotgun sequence, encodes the following:
- the Tshz1 gene encoding teashirt homolog 1 isoform X1, which gives rise to MGTGRLSFSSCCPSAYVPEEELKAAEIDEEHVEDGGLSLDIQESEFACSEETEIKEPQSYQNSPVSTATNHDAGYGSPFSESSDQLAHFKSSSSREEKEEPQCPESVSYPQDSLAQIKAVYANLFSESCWSSLALDLKKSGSTTSNNDASQKESSTPTPTPPTSTASTACTTATTAITSCSTSTSHNSTTSNNSSSGYDWHQAALAKTLQQTSSYGLLPEPSLFSTVQLYRQNNKLYGSVFTGASKFRCKDCSAAYDTLVELTVHMNETGHYRDDNRDKDSEKTKRWSKPRKRSLMEMEGKEDAQKVLKCMYCGHSFESLQDLSVHMIKTKHYQKVPLKEPVPAITKLVPSTKKRALHDLASPCSPEPTGMATEVALSESSKDQKTANPYVTPNNRYGYQNGASYTWQFEARKAQILKCMECGSSHDTLQQLTAHMMVTGHFLKVTTSASKKGKQLVLDPVVEEKIQSIPLPPTTHTRLPASSIKKQPDSPAGSVASEEKKEPEKEKEKEKAPPAAGDAERKIKEETEDATEKFEPTTLYQYLREEDLDESPKGGVDILKSLENTVSTAISKAQNGAPSWGGYPSIHAAYQLPGTVKPLQSAVQSVQIQPSYASSVKSLSSTEHNALLHSPGRLTPPPHKSNVSAMEELVEKVTGKVNVKKEERPIEKEKASPVKATSPVAKENKDLPKSEETGSKPQKKSSDVETGKAKTEGPLDAHTPNGTEPLKAKVTNGCSNLGIITEHSPEPSFINPLSALQSIMNTHLGKVSKPVSPSLDPLAMLYKISNSMLDKPIYPTTPAKQADAIDRYYYENSDQPIDLTKAKNKPLVSGVADAVSSPLRESALMDISDMVKNLTGRLTPKSSTPSTVSEKSDADGSSFEEALDELSPVHKRKGRQSNWNPQHLLILQAQFASSLRETAEGKYIMSDLGPQERVHISKFTGLSMTTISHWLANVKYQLRRTGGTKFLKNLDTGHPVFFCSDCASQFRTASTYISHLETHLGFSLKDLSKLPLSQIQEQQTVSKVLANKTLGPLGSAEEDLGSTFQCKLCNRTFASKHAVKLHLSKTHGKSPEDHLIYVTELEKQ
- the Tshz1 gene encoding teashirt homolog 1 isoform X2, with protein sequence MPRRKQQAPRRSAAYVPEEELKAAEIDEEHVEDGGLSLDIQESEFACSEETEIKEPQSYQNSPVSTATNHDAGYGSPFSESSDQLAHFKSSSSREEKEEPQCPESVSYPQDSLAQIKAVYANLFSESCWSSLALDLKKSGSTTSNNDASQKESSTPTPTPPTSTASTACTTATTAITSCSTSTSHNSTTSNNSSSGYDWHQAALAKTLQQTSSYGLLPEPSLFSTVQLYRQNNKLYGSVFTGASKFRCKDCSAAYDTLVELTVHMNETGHYRDDNRDKDSEKTKRWSKPRKRSLMEMEGKEDAQKVLKCMYCGHSFESLQDLSVHMIKTKHYQKVPLKEPVPAITKLVPSTKKRALHDLASPCSPEPTGMATEVALSESSKDQKTANPYVTPNNRYGYQNGASYTWQFEARKAQILKCMECGSSHDTLQQLTAHMMVTGHFLKVTTSASKKGKQLVLDPVVEEKIQSIPLPPTTHTRLPASSIKKQPDSPAGSVASEEKKEPEKEKEKEKAPPAAGDAERKIKEETEDATEKFEPTTLYQYLREEDLDESPKGGVDILKSLENTVSTAISKAQNGAPSWGGYPSIHAAYQLPGTVKPLQSAVQSVQIQPSYASSVKSLSSTEHNALLHSPGRLTPPPHKSNVSAMEELVEKVTGKVNVKKEERPIEKEKASPVKATSPVAKENKDLPKSEETGSKPQKKSSDVETGKAKTEGPLDAHTPNGTEPLKAKVTNGCSNLGIITEHSPEPSFINPLSALQSIMNTHLGKVSKPVSPSLDPLAMLYKISNSMLDKPIYPTTPAKQADAIDRYYYENSDQPIDLTKAKNKPLVSGVADAVSSPLRESALMDISDMVKNLTGRLTPKSSTPSTVSEKSDADGSSFEEALDELSPVHKRKGRQSNWNPQHLLILQAQFASSLRETAEGKYIMSDLGPQERVHISKFTGLSMTTISHWLANVKYQLRRTGGTKFLKNLDTGHPVFFCSDCASQFRTASTYISHLETHLGFSLKDLSKLPLSQIQEQQTVSKVLANKTLGPLGSAEEDLGSTFQCKLCNRTFASKHAVKLHLSKTHGKSPEDHLIYVTELEKQ